The following proteins are encoded in a genomic region of Neovison vison isolate M4711 chromosome 12, ASM_NN_V1, whole genome shotgun sequence:
- the TAS2R7 gene encoding taste receptor type 2 member 7, with product MPDKVETTLMLIAAGEFSMGILGNAFIGLVNCMGWIKNRKITSIDLILTSLAISRICLLCIILLDCFILVLYPDVYTAGKQMRIIDFFWTLTNHLSVWFATCLSIFYFLKIANFYHPLFLWMKWRIDSMIPRILLGCLALSAFISLVVTENLNDDFRYCVKTKRKANVTVRCRVNKAQYASIKICLNLLTFLPFSASLISFLLLILSLWRHNRQMKVSATRCRDFNIEAHVGAMKAVISFLLLFIAYYLAFLVATSSYFMPETELAVIIGELIALIYPSSHSFILILGSKKLRQTSLTVLWKVEYILNRRNF from the coding sequence aTGCCGGATAAAGTGGAAACTACCTTAATGCTCATAGCAGCTGGAGAGTTTTCAATGGGGATTTTAGGGAATGCATTCATTGGATTGGTAAACTGCATGGGCTGGATCAAAAATAGGAAGATCACCTCCAttgatttaatcctcacaagtcTGGCCATATCCAGAATTTGTCTATTATGTATAATACTATTAGATTGTTTCATATTGGTGCTGTATCCAGATGTGTATACTGCCGGTAAACAAATGAGAATCATTGACTTCTTCTGGACACTAACCAACCATTTAAGTGTCTGGTTTGCCACCTGCCTCagcattttctatttcctcaAGATTGCAAACTTTTACCATCCCCTTTTCCTCTGGATGAAGTGGAGAATTGACAGCATGATTCCTAGGATCCTGCTGGGGTGCTTGGCCCTCTCTGCGTTTATTAGCCTTGTTGTGACTGAGAATTTGAATGATGATTTCAGGTATTGTGTTAAGACAAAGAGGAAAGCAAATGTAACTGTGAGATGCAGAGTAAATAAAGCTCAGTATGCTTCCATCAAGATTTGCCTCAACCTGTTAACGTTCctccctttttctgcatccctgATCTCATTTCTCCTCTTGATCCTCTCCCTCTGGAGACATAACAGGCAGATGAAGGTCAGTGCCACCCGGTGCAGAGACTTCAACATAGAAGCCCACGTGGGAGCCATGAAAGCTGtcatctcctttctcctccttttcattGCCTACTATTTGGCCTTTCTCGTAGCTACCTCTAGCTACTTTATGCCAGAGACTGAATTAGCAGTGATCATTGGTGAGTTAATAGCTCTAATCTATCCCTCAAGCCATTCATTTATCCTAATTCTGGGGAGCAAAAAACTAAGACAGACATCACTAACAGTGCTATGGAAAGTAGAGTATATTCTAAACAGAAGAAATTTCTAA